In Nitrosococcus oceani ATCC 19707, the following proteins share a genomic window:
- a CDS encoding YajD family HNH nuclease has translation MKKTPSSTNKLDEIVAEAQRNRAKREQGYREKSLRMYPWICGRCRREFTRATVHELTVHHRDHNHDNNPADGSNWELLCLYCHDNEHARFIDGAGTGALDSPAGENQAAGYKAFAGLGELLKKKE, from the coding sequence ATGAAAAAGACGCCATCAAGCACCAATAAACTGGATGAGATTGTTGCCGAGGCCCAGCGTAACCGGGCCAAGCGGGAACAGGGTTATAGAGAGAAGTCGCTGCGGATGTATCCTTGGATTTGTGGCCGGTGCAGGCGGGAGTTCACTCGCGCCACGGTGCATGAGCTTACCGTGCATCATAGGGATCATAATCACGACAATAATCCTGCTGACGGCAGCAATTGGGAACTATTGTGCCTTTATTGCCATGATAATGAACATGCCCGCTTTATTGATGGGGCAGGCACTGGAGCCTTGGATTCTCCTGCTGGAGAAAACCAGGCCGCCGGTTATAAAGCTTTCGCCGGGCTGGGAGAATTGTTGAAAAAGAAGGAGTGA
- a CDS encoding FUSC family protein produces the protein MEEPRVDSTQTAPEPDEFQNETPNHRAATLERINPKHIFAVATVITLVALGATTFYLFFINPNDWTLPSFVVVIVLMFFALSTANSLLFVNSTRIGGTLMGLTVAVAGPVALWFSGMLLFFYLIPPATLFPPKDPLERPLTLEKFGDIVTQVMKREFNWSTYTEWKKDQDTVDEIFDEEEPTTLRNLLGGLYETRKSDGKPLAMLGEPHITTVFFYFEKVVIKVQRITGLREGENTYIRFESHGTESGAKTASVIFVGDSDKNTGILRRMKRFSSNSSYKGYYEEISENPVDCLILAYYDDVVQEDYLIVNLKRFSNDLSGRIDLAAVSLDEIHPINASSFWQIQPPLFLKRIISSTSNEEHIEVPLVFQKVRGADVEAAQKVHNRIIPWLETLDVSLANDQIGDSPVRNLVEAVRGAFENATGAPTLAEAYHLIKEENFKAYHLEDARYASMMLLRR, from the coding sequence ATGGAAGAACCGAGGGTAGATAGCACACAAACCGCTCCAGAACCAGACGAATTCCAGAACGAGACTCCGAACCATCGCGCCGCAACCCTGGAGCGCATCAATCCCAAGCATATTTTCGCCGTGGCTACCGTGATCACCTTAGTAGCGCTCGGTGCCACCACCTTCTACCTTTTCTTCATTAACCCTAACGATTGGACGCTCCCCAGTTTTGTCGTGGTCATCGTGCTCATGTTCTTTGCCCTTTCTACCGCGAACTCGCTGCTGTTTGTCAACTCCACTCGCATTGGCGGCACCCTAATGGGCCTGACCGTGGCGGTCGCGGGACCTGTCGCCCTGTGGTTTAGTGGTATGCTGCTGTTCTTTTACCTCATACCACCGGCAACGCTGTTTCCGCCAAAGGATCCCCTTGAGCGCCCCCTCACCCTCGAGAAATTCGGCGATATCGTCACCCAAGTGATGAAGCGGGAATTCAACTGGAGCACCTACACAGAGTGGAAGAAAGACCAGGATACCGTAGATGAGATTTTTGACGAGGAAGAGCCCACGACCCTGCGTAACTTGCTAGGCGGTCTCTATGAAACCCGCAAATCGGATGGCAAACCGCTAGCCATGCTAGGGGAACCTCATATCACCACGGTGTTTTTCTATTTTGAGAAAGTGGTCATCAAGGTGCAACGCATCACGGGCCTGCGGGAAGGGGAAAATACCTATATCCGCTTCGAATCCCATGGGACCGAGTCTGGTGCGAAAACCGCCTCGGTAATCTTCGTGGGCGATAGCGATAAAAATACCGGAATACTACGGAGAATGAAGCGTTTCTCTTCTAATAGCTCCTATAAGGGTTATTACGAAGAGATTTCGGAGAATCCGGTGGACTGTCTAATCCTCGCTTACTATGACGATGTTGTCCAAGAGGATTATTTGATCGTCAACCTGAAGCGCTTCTCCAATGACCTTTCTGGGCGCATCGATCTGGCGGCGGTCAGCCTGGATGAGATCCACCCCATTAACGCAAGCAGCTTTTGGCAAATACAGCCGCCTCTGTTCCTGAAGCGCATCATTTCATCAACTTCCAACGAAGAGCATATCGAGGTTCCACTGGTGTTCCAAAAAGTGCGGGGAGCGGACGTGGAAGCAGCCCAGAAAGTACACAATAGAATTATCCCTTGGCTCGAGACCCTAGACGTGTCCCTGGCCAATGATCAAATCGGCGACTCACCCGTACGGAACCTCGTCGAGGCAGTTCGTGGCGCCTTTGAGAACGCCACCGGCGCCCCCACCCTGGCCGAAGCGTACCATTTAATAAAAGAGGAAAACTTCAAAGCCTATCACCTTGAAGATGCCCGTTATGCTTCCATGATGCTACTGCGGAGGTAG
- a CDS encoding type II toxin-antitoxin system HicA family toxin — MGKLKVFSGKEVCQILEAHGFEKVRQRGSHIVMQKQISGSTVTVPVPDHKEIRAGTLMSIIRQSGLQRSEFE, encoded by the coding sequence TTGGGTAAGCTTAAAGTCTTCTCCGGTAAAGAGGTCTGTCAAATACTGGAAGCCCACGGTTTTGAGAAAGTGAGGCAACGTGGAAGTCATATAGTTATGCAAAAACAGATATCGGGAAGCACAGTTACCGTACCAGTTCCAGATCATAAAGAAATCAGGGCAGGCACGCTGATGTCTATCATCCGACAGTCAGGTCTTCAACGCAGTGAGTTTGAATAA
- a CDS encoding YchJ family protein — protein sequence MEQLTNCICGSGIPYTECCGLYHSGKKNAPTAEILMRTRFTAFAMENEAYILETWEPAKRPLRVNFPKKGTQWKRLEIVEKKKGGSQDTKGIVEFKAYYLLEGEEYAVNEISRFRKGQGRWYYLDGAVKSIAKVGQQTNRGKNAPCPCGSGKKYKRCCGKSK from the coding sequence TTGGAACAACTTACTAATTGTATCTGCGGCTCTGGTATACCCTATACAGAATGCTGCGGACTTTACCATTCCGGTAAAAAAAATGCTCCTACTGCAGAAATACTTATGCGTACCCGCTTTACGGCATTTGCTATGGAAAACGAAGCCTATATACTGGAAACCTGGGAACCCGCAAAGCGGCCATTAAGGGTAAATTTTCCGAAAAAGGGCACTCAGTGGAAGCGCCTGGAGATTGTGGAAAAGAAAAAAGGGGGCAGTCAAGACACTAAAGGAATCGTTGAATTTAAAGCCTATTATCTACTGGAAGGTGAAGAATATGCTGTCAATGAAATCAGCCGTTTTCGCAAAGGGCAGGGACGGTGGTATTACCTGGATGGCGCAGTCAAATCCATTGCCAAGGTAGGTCAACAAACCAATAGGGGGAAAAACGCGCCTTGCCCTTGTGGCAGCGGCAAGAAATACAAGCGTTGCTGCGGAAAGTCTAAATAG